From the Gallaecimonas mangrovi genome, one window contains:
- a CDS encoding DUF3545 family protein: MEDIQDLQLALTGGKRDSSKARSSNKKRCWREIEDLKERYRLKRELEEIDWNSEHSLEGIEL, from the coding sequence ATGGAAGATATTCAAGATCTACAATTGGCTCTTACCGGTGGGAAACGCGATTCCAGCAAAGCTCGCTCAAGCAATAAAAAGCGATGCTGGCGCGAAATTGAAGACCTTAAAGAAAGGTACCGTTTAAAGCGTGAGCTCGAAGAGATTGACTGGAACAGTGAACACTCACTGGAAGGGATTGAGCTCTAA
- a CDS encoding hemerythrin domain-containing protein encodes MLELLRQDHARIRRLLALLDSKSAAIRAGQEVHYDVLKDVLDYLNHYVDGVHHKEEDELLAKLGNSGLVLSLQKQHQQLERATQSLAQRVDMVLHDAIVPFDEMLIALEDFVFEQRAHLVFEEENLFPLLEQQLNDQDWLQLQKQLEEKAAKDPLFGAEVSTDYSALWDKLKEEEEE; translated from the coding sequence ATGTTGGAACTGCTGCGTCAGGACCATGCTCGTATTCGCCGTCTGCTGGCGCTATTGGACAGTAAGTCGGCGGCAATACGGGCAGGTCAGGAAGTCCATTACGATGTACTCAAGGATGTGCTGGACTATTTAAATCACTATGTGGATGGTGTTCATCACAAAGAGGAAGACGAACTGTTAGCTAAGCTGGGTAATAGCGGCTTGGTGTTGTCGCTGCAAAAGCAACATCAGCAGTTGGAAAGGGCGACACAAAGCCTGGCTCAGCGAGTGGACATGGTGCTGCACGATGCCATAGTCCCTTTTGATGAAATGTTGATTGCCCTGGAAGACTTTGTGTTTGAGCAACGCGCACACCTAGTCTTTGAAGAAGAAAACCTTTTTCCGCTACTTGAGCAGCAACTGAATGACCAAGACTGGTTGCAGCTTCAGAAGCAGTTGGAGGAAAAAGCGGCAAAGGACCCATTGTTTGGTGCCGAGGTCAGTACCGACTACAGCGCGCTTTGGGACAAGCTCAAGGAAGAAGAAGAGGAATAA